Genomic segment of Deferribacterota bacterium:
GGAGAGGCATAACACAGTGTAAAAATAACATTTACTTCTTCTTCAAAGGTTAACCCAAGTCCGCCGTATTCATCAGGAATTGATAATCCAAATAAACCCAGTTCTTTCATCTTATTAATTATATCCTCAGGAATTTGATTGTTTTCTGTTACCTCAACTTCTCTTGGTATTAATTCATTCATAACAAATTCTTTAATTGTATCTATCATTACATTTAAGGTTGACCTATCTCTTATCATTTGTTGCCCCTCTTATATTTTTTCTACTACCATTGATATCCCCTGCCCTACCCCTATACACATAGAAACTAACCCAAAGGTTAACTTGTTTGTTCTCTTTAATTCATAAAGCAACTTTGTCATTAATATAGCACCTGTTGCGCCAAGAGGATGTCCCAAAGCTATTGCACCACCATTAGGGTTTAATCGGGGATCTTCCATATCCATATTCCATTTTCTTAATACTGCTAACGATTGAGCTGCAAAGGCTTCATTTAATTCAATAATATCAATATCATCCATCGACAATTTGGTTCTTTCAAAAACTTTTTTTGTTGCAGGAACAGGGCCTATTCCCATTATCCTTGGCGGCACTCCTGCTACAGCTGAAGCTATAATTTTTGCTATAGGTTTTAAGCCATGTGCTTTGCCGTATTCCTCAGATACTAAAAGTAGAGCAGCTGCCCCATCATTTATTTGACTTGATGAACCTGCTGTAACTGTGCCACCATTTTTAAATACAGGTTTTAACTTAGCTAATTTTTCTAAGCTTGTATCCCTTCTTGGTCCTTCATCTATTTCAAAAACACCTTGTTTTGTGCTTACAGGGATGATTTGGTCTTTAAAAACTCCATCATCAATTGCTTTAATTGCTTTTTTGTGACTTAAAAGGGAAAACTTATCCTGTAATTCCCGATCTATATTATACATCTCAGCTAAGTTTTCAGCAGTCATGCCTAATGAATCTGTGTGGCCCTTTTTAATCATATCTGGATGAGTAAATCTCCACCCCAATGTTGTATCATATGCAGTTAAATTTCCCATTTTAAATGGTTTGTCGATCTTTGGCATAGACCATGGTGCCCTACTCATCGACTCTACACCACCAGCAATATACAAGTGTCCTTCCCCTGCTATAATACATCTTGCAGCAACCGCTATAGCTTCAAGTCCTGATCCACACAGTCTATTTACAGTACAACCTGGAACTTCAACGGGAAAATCTGCCAATAATACACTCATTCTTGCAACATTTCTGTTATCTTCTCCAGCTTGATTTGCACAACCTAAGTAGACACCTTCTAAATCATTAAAATTTAGGTCATTCCTTTGTGCAATCTCCCTTAAGACAAGAGCACCTAAATCATCTGGTCTGACAGATGATAATATACCACCATGTTTACCAACAGGTGTTCTAATTGCATCAACTAACCAAACATTTGCATTACTCATAACACTCTCCAATATTTATTAGCTATTATTAAATAATTTAGCAAATTTTTTATAAATATTAAA
This window contains:
- a CDS encoding acyl-CoA dehydrogenase family protein, which encodes MIRDRSTLNVMIDTIKEFVMNELIPREVEVTENNQIPEDIINKMKELGLFGLSIPDEYGGLGLTFEEEVNVIFTLCYASP
- a CDS encoding acetyl-CoA C-acyltransferase; translated protein: MSNANVWLVDAIRTPVGKHGGILSSVRPDDLGALVLREIAQRNDLNFNDLEGVYLGCANQAGEDNRNVARMSVLLADFPVEVPGCTVNRLCGSGLEAIAVAARCIIAGEGHLYIAGGVESMSRAPWSMPKIDKPFKMGNLTAYDTTLGWRFTHPDMIKKGHTDSLGMTAENLAEMYNIDRELQDKFSLLSHKKAIKAIDDGVFKDQIIPVSTKQGVFEIDEGPRRDTSLEKLAKLKPVFKNGGTVTAGSSSQINDGAAALLLVSEEYGKAHGLKPIAKIIASAVAGVPPRIMGIGPVPATKKVFERTKLSMDDIDIIELNEAFAAQSLAVLRKWNMDMEDPRLNPNGGAIALGHPLGATGAILMTKLLYELKRTNKLTFGLVSMCIGVGQGISMVVEKI